The following proteins are encoded in a genomic region of Oncorhynchus gorbuscha isolate QuinsamMale2020 ecotype Even-year linkage group LG11, OgorEven_v1.0, whole genome shotgun sequence:
- the tdrkh gene encoding tudor and KH domain-containing protein isoform X1: protein MDVGNLGISQSQVFLNYSPRAILSQWSLSLGTRRVMEAVREGPKSTLSSGKVVALAAGLSVGATVGYIVYRQIKSTSSPLANTEESRMSVPLEVYRTVTKYQASFLDLVMQKSGAHVRVLSESSQAGEGEQSSQNSVCFLLQGSPQQVLLARCSLENLAADCETTTDVMEVPQTAFGRIIGRGGESLKLITRTTGARVLCPRERGRGLEKGVVSVTGTRLEVRRAKELILEKVFEDEAVRRRITQSSALRQKRRPFEPQGQRSEELMLEEAPQSLWMEEGGLVHANGVQTAVRDLAQDRGETVQLASEAREEDDLLSPASLSDVSKFEIPSPDLSFQPDEHLEVYVSASENPHHFWIQILGVRSLQLDKLTAEMSRFYSNGTLQEQRVETVVVGDIVAAPYRDYGTWNRARVLGVMGSGLVDLYYVDFGDNGELPRDSLRSMRSDFLSLPFQAIECSLAGVNPAGEVWSDQALDDFERLTHVAEWKPLLAKLCSYTHSEVSSWPSVQLYDNTEGKAVDLGEEMVSLGHAVPSQDNGNGGGDRDDPGTLQRMLDDVTGATSELSLSCISLSGVFSFRSVTNSFWRHMSSVTGHQNEEWVLKLATPSFSGSLSPLELQRADVDDSPSGFSFGLTHSTPAQQALVDLVSHILESPSPSEHPLSPDHQVPGELCHTLNRTTNLYSFSVPQLQLTHTLPLSSCTSSSTSSSPLEVVTSVLGSVMLSDNVFLEGSSYDGDEECGVTSSSGEVETTGGNSTWWSTRGDSLEEEVDEEQNSEGAIDIGSTPTFPTQRHLWLEEGSHGGGEDSTESPSVVVVGSSSSSFSSCGSDIIYMGSVAPAWEKGQAVSCPNVDGGNPQRRKATRLLFHLSEEAMDMNALESQAGMDEKTEEQRNRLDEHEMEEVNSPLGKEAGSEHRNKPSAGFHSPEVGTESGRLGIAERPPHQRSGLQTSEQLNKEPNCTEANDRRASPQEL from the exons ATGGACGTGGGGAACCTGGGGATCTCTCAGTCCCAGGTGTTTCTCAACTACAGCCCGCGGGCCATCCTGTCACA GTGGAGTCTCTCCCTGGGCACGCGGCGTGTGATGGAGGCAGTGCGGGAGGGCCCTAAGAGCACCCTGAGCTCTGGTAAAGTTGTGGCTCTGGCAGCGGGGCTGTCTGTAGGAGCGACGGTGGGATACATAGTCTACCGGCAAATCAAAAGCACCAGCT CTCCGCTGGCTAACACCGAGGAGTCCAGGATGTCAGTACCTCTGGAGGTTTACAGGACTGTTACCAAGTACCAAGCCTCCTTCCTGGACCTG gTGATGCAGAAGTCCGGTGCCCACGTGAGGGTGCTCTCTGAGTCTTCGCAGGCAGGCGAGGGGGAGCAAAGTTCCCAGAATTCGGTGTGTTTCCTGCTGCAGGGCTCACCTCAGCAGGTGCTGCTGGCCAGGTGTTCCCTGGAAAACCTGGCCGCAGACTGTGAGACCACCACTGATGTCATGGAGGTACCCCAGACTGCCTTCGGACGCATCATAG GTCGTGGAGGGGAGTCTCTGAAGCTCATCACCAGGACAACCGGAGCAAGAGTCCTATGTCCCAGGGAGAGGGGGCGGGGCCTAGAGAAGGGCGTGGTGTCTGTCACAGGGACGAGACTGGAGGTCAGACGGGCCAAG GAGCTCATCCTAGAGAAGGTATTTGAGGATGAGGCTGTAAGGAGGAGGATTACCCAGTCCTCGGCCCTGCGCCAGAAACGAAGACCCTTTGAGCCCCAGGGTCAAAGGTCTGAG GAACTGATGCTGGAGGAGGCTCCACAGTCTCTCTGGATGGAGGAAGGGGGGCTGGTCCATGCTAACGGTGTCCAGACCGCAGTGAGAGACCTTGCCCAGGATAGAGGAGAGACCGTACAGCTGGCTTCAGAGGCACGAGAGGAGGACGATCTTCTGTCGCCTGCCTCCCTATCAGATGTTTCTAAATTTGAAA TTCCCAGCCCAGACCTGAGCTTCCAGCCAGATGAGCACCTGGAGGTGTATGTATCGGCGTCAGAGAACCCCCACCACTTCTGGATCCAGATCCTGGGGGTCCGCTCCCTCCAGCTGGACAAACTTACTGCCGAGATGAGCCGCTTCTACAGCAATGGCACCCTGCAG GAGCAGCGAGTGGAGACTGTCGTGGTGGGGGACATCGTGGCAGCTCCGTACCGGGACTATGGCACCTGGAACAGGGCGAGGGTCCTGGGGGTGATGGGCTCTGGCCTGGTGGACCTCTACTATGTCGACTTCGGAGACAATGGAGAACTACCCAGGGATAGTCTGCGGAGTATGAG AAGTGACTTTCTCAGCCTACCATTCCAGGCCATCGAGTGCAGCCTAGCTGGAGTCAACCCTGCAGGTGAGGTGTGGAGCGACCAAGCCCTGGACGACTTTGAGCGCCTGACGCATGTTGCCGAGTGGAAACCCCTGCTGGCCAAACTGTGCAGCTACACCCACTCCGAGGTCTCCTCTTGGCCAAGTGTACAGCTCTACGACAACACCGAGGGCAAG GCTGTAGAtctaggagaggagatggtgagtCTGGGCCATGCTGTACCTAGCCAGGATAATGGGAACGGGGGTGGCGACAGGGACGACCCTGGAACACTACAGAGGATGCTG GATGATGTGACTGGAGCCACGTCGGAGCTAAGCCTGTCCTGCATCAGCTTATCAG GTGTTTTCTCTTTTCGCAGTGTGACCAACTCCTTTTGGCGACACATGTCTTCAGTTACAGGCCATCAGAATGAGGAGTGGGTGTTAAAGCTGGCCACACCGTCATTCTCAGGCTCTCTGAGCCCTCTGGAGCTACAGCGGGCTGATGTTGATGACAGCCCCTCTGGGTTTAGCTTTGGGCTGACCCACTCCACCCCGGCCCAGCAAGCCCTGGTGGACCTGGTTTCCCACATCCTGGAGTCCCCCAGCCCCTCTGAACAccccctctccccagaccaccagGTCCCGGGCGAGCTCTGTCACACACTCAACCGAACCACCAACCTCTACAGCTTCTCAGTGCCCCAGCtgcaactcacacacacacttcctctgtcctcctgtaCCTCTTCGTCTACTTCCTCGTCGCCTCTGGAGGTCGTGACCTCTGTGTTGGGTTCGGTCATGCTGAGTGACAACGTCTTCCTGGAGGGCTCCAGTTATGACGGGGATGAGGAATGTGGCGTAACCTCGTCTTCCGGAGAAGTGGAGACAACTGGGGGAAACTCAACTTGGTGGTCGACTCGAGGTGACAGTCTGGAGGAGGAAGTGGACGAGGAGCAGAACAGTGAGGGGGCCATCGACATCGGTTCCACTCCTACCTTCCCCACACAGAGGCACTTGTGGCTGGAAGAGGGCAGCCATGGGGGTGGTGAAGATAGCACTGAAAGTCCTAGTGTGGTTGTAgttggcagcagcagtagtagtttcAGTAGCTGTGGGAGTGATATTATCTATATGGGGTCAGTGGCGCCTGCTTGGGAGAAGGGTCAGGCTGTGTCCTGCCCTAATGTTGATGGTGGCAACCCACAGAGGAGGAAAGCAACAAGATTACTGTTCCACCTCTCTGAGGAGGCAATGGACATGAATGCCCTGGAAAGCCAAGCTGGAATGGATGAGAAGACTGAGGAACAGAGAAACCGACTGGACGAACACGAGATGGAGGAAGTGAACAGTCCACTTGGGAAGGAGGCAGGATCTGAACACAGGAACAAACCTTCAGCGGGATTTCATTCACCAGAGGTTGGGACGGAGAGTGGAAGATTGGGTATTGCAGAGCGGCCACCGCATCAGAGGAGTGGTCTGCAAACCTCCGAGCAACTCAACAAGGAGCCCAATTGCACTGAAGCAAATGACAGGAGAGCGAGCCCTCAGGAATTATGA
- the tdrkh gene encoding tudor and KH domain-containing protein isoform X2: MDVGNLGISQSQVFLNYSPRAILSQWSLSLGTRRVMEAVREGPKSTLSSGKVVALAAGLSVGATVGYIVYRQIKSTSSPLANTEESRMSVPLEVYRTVTKYQASFLDLVMQKSGAHVRVLSESSQAGEGEQSSQNSVCFLLQGSPQQVLLARCSLENLAADCETTTDVMEVPQTAFGRIIGRGGESLKLITRTTGARVLCPRERGRGLEKGVVSVTGTRLEVRRAKELILEKVFEDEAVRRRITQSSALRQKRRPFEPQGQRSEELMLEEAPQSLWMEEGGLVHANGVQTAVRDLAQDRGETVQLASEAREEDDLLSPASLSDVSKFEIPSPDLSFQPDEHLEVYVSASENPHHFWIQILGVRSLQLDKLTAEMSRFYSNGTLQEQRVETVVVGDIVAAPYRDYGTWNRARVLGVMGSGLVDLYYVDFGDNGELPRDSLRSMRSDFLSLPFQAIECSLAGVNPAGEVWSDQALDDFERLTHVAEWKPLLAKLCSYTHSEVSSWPSVQLYDNTEGKAVDLGEEMVSLGHAVPSQDNGNGGGDRDDPGTLQRMLDDVTGATSELSLSCISLSVTGHQNEEWVLKLATPSFSGSLSPLELQRADVDDSPSGFSFGLTHSTPAQQALVDLVSHILESPSPSEHPLSPDHQVPGELCHTLNRTTNLYSFSVPQLQLTHTLPLSSCTSSSTSSSPLEVVTSVLGSVMLSDNVFLEGSSYDGDEECGVTSSSGEVETTGGNSTWWSTRGDSLEEEVDEEQNSEGAIDIGSTPTFPTQRHLWLEEGSHGGGEDSTESPSVVVVGSSSSSFSSCGSDIIYMGSVAPAWEKGQAVSCPNVDGGNPQRRKATRLLFHLSEEAMDMNALESQAGMDEKTEEQRNRLDEHEMEEVNSPLGKEAGSEHRNKPSAGFHSPEVGTESGRLGIAERPPHQRSGLQTSEQLNKEPNCTEANDRRASPQEL, from the exons ATGGACGTGGGGAACCTGGGGATCTCTCAGTCCCAGGTGTTTCTCAACTACAGCCCGCGGGCCATCCTGTCACA GTGGAGTCTCTCCCTGGGCACGCGGCGTGTGATGGAGGCAGTGCGGGAGGGCCCTAAGAGCACCCTGAGCTCTGGTAAAGTTGTGGCTCTGGCAGCGGGGCTGTCTGTAGGAGCGACGGTGGGATACATAGTCTACCGGCAAATCAAAAGCACCAGCT CTCCGCTGGCTAACACCGAGGAGTCCAGGATGTCAGTACCTCTGGAGGTTTACAGGACTGTTACCAAGTACCAAGCCTCCTTCCTGGACCTG gTGATGCAGAAGTCCGGTGCCCACGTGAGGGTGCTCTCTGAGTCTTCGCAGGCAGGCGAGGGGGAGCAAAGTTCCCAGAATTCGGTGTGTTTCCTGCTGCAGGGCTCACCTCAGCAGGTGCTGCTGGCCAGGTGTTCCCTGGAAAACCTGGCCGCAGACTGTGAGACCACCACTGATGTCATGGAGGTACCCCAGACTGCCTTCGGACGCATCATAG GTCGTGGAGGGGAGTCTCTGAAGCTCATCACCAGGACAACCGGAGCAAGAGTCCTATGTCCCAGGGAGAGGGGGCGGGGCCTAGAGAAGGGCGTGGTGTCTGTCACAGGGACGAGACTGGAGGTCAGACGGGCCAAG GAGCTCATCCTAGAGAAGGTATTTGAGGATGAGGCTGTAAGGAGGAGGATTACCCAGTCCTCGGCCCTGCGCCAGAAACGAAGACCCTTTGAGCCCCAGGGTCAAAGGTCTGAG GAACTGATGCTGGAGGAGGCTCCACAGTCTCTCTGGATGGAGGAAGGGGGGCTGGTCCATGCTAACGGTGTCCAGACCGCAGTGAGAGACCTTGCCCAGGATAGAGGAGAGACCGTACAGCTGGCTTCAGAGGCACGAGAGGAGGACGATCTTCTGTCGCCTGCCTCCCTATCAGATGTTTCTAAATTTGAAA TTCCCAGCCCAGACCTGAGCTTCCAGCCAGATGAGCACCTGGAGGTGTATGTATCGGCGTCAGAGAACCCCCACCACTTCTGGATCCAGATCCTGGGGGTCCGCTCCCTCCAGCTGGACAAACTTACTGCCGAGATGAGCCGCTTCTACAGCAATGGCACCCTGCAG GAGCAGCGAGTGGAGACTGTCGTGGTGGGGGACATCGTGGCAGCTCCGTACCGGGACTATGGCACCTGGAACAGGGCGAGGGTCCTGGGGGTGATGGGCTCTGGCCTGGTGGACCTCTACTATGTCGACTTCGGAGACAATGGAGAACTACCCAGGGATAGTCTGCGGAGTATGAG AAGTGACTTTCTCAGCCTACCATTCCAGGCCATCGAGTGCAGCCTAGCTGGAGTCAACCCTGCAGGTGAGGTGTGGAGCGACCAAGCCCTGGACGACTTTGAGCGCCTGACGCATGTTGCCGAGTGGAAACCCCTGCTGGCCAAACTGTGCAGCTACACCCACTCCGAGGTCTCCTCTTGGCCAAGTGTACAGCTCTACGACAACACCGAGGGCAAG GCTGTAGAtctaggagaggagatggtgagtCTGGGCCATGCTGTACCTAGCCAGGATAATGGGAACGGGGGTGGCGACAGGGACGACCCTGGAACACTACAGAGGATGCTG GATGATGTGACTGGAGCCACGTCGGAGCTAAGCCTGTCCTGCATCAGCTTATCAG TTACAGGCCATCAGAATGAGGAGTGGGTGTTAAAGCTGGCCACACCGTCATTCTCAGGCTCTCTGAGCCCTCTGGAGCTACAGCGGGCTGATGTTGATGACAGCCCCTCTGGGTTTAGCTTTGGGCTGACCCACTCCACCCCGGCCCAGCAAGCCCTGGTGGACCTGGTTTCCCACATCCTGGAGTCCCCCAGCCCCTCTGAACAccccctctccccagaccaccagGTCCCGGGCGAGCTCTGTCACACACTCAACCGAACCACCAACCTCTACAGCTTCTCAGTGCCCCAGCtgcaactcacacacacacttcctctgtcctcctgtaCCTCTTCGTCTACTTCCTCGTCGCCTCTGGAGGTCGTGACCTCTGTGTTGGGTTCGGTCATGCTGAGTGACAACGTCTTCCTGGAGGGCTCCAGTTATGACGGGGATGAGGAATGTGGCGTAACCTCGTCTTCCGGAGAAGTGGAGACAACTGGGGGAAACTCAACTTGGTGGTCGACTCGAGGTGACAGTCTGGAGGAGGAAGTGGACGAGGAGCAGAACAGTGAGGGGGCCATCGACATCGGTTCCACTCCTACCTTCCCCACACAGAGGCACTTGTGGCTGGAAGAGGGCAGCCATGGGGGTGGTGAAGATAGCACTGAAAGTCCTAGTGTGGTTGTAgttggcagcagcagtagtagtttcAGTAGCTGTGGGAGTGATATTATCTATATGGGGTCAGTGGCGCCTGCTTGGGAGAAGGGTCAGGCTGTGTCCTGCCCTAATGTTGATGGTGGCAACCCACAGAGGAGGAAAGCAACAAGATTACTGTTCCACCTCTCTGAGGAGGCAATGGACATGAATGCCCTGGAAAGCCAAGCTGGAATGGATGAGAAGACTGAGGAACAGAGAAACCGACTGGACGAACACGAGATGGAGGAAGTGAACAGTCCACTTGGGAAGGAGGCAGGATCTGAACACAGGAACAAACCTTCAGCGGGATTTCATTCACCAGAGGTTGGGACGGAGAGTGGAAGATTGGGTATTGCAGAGCGGCCACCGCATCAGAGGAGTGGTCTGCAAACCTCCGAGCAACTCAACAAGGAGCCCAATTGCACTGAAGCAAATGACAGGAGAGCGAGCCCTCAGGAATTATGA
- the tdrkh gene encoding tudor and KH domain-containing protein isoform X4 yields MDVGNLGISQSQVFLNYSPRAILSQWSLSLGTRRVMEAVREGPKSTLSSGKVVALAAGLSVGATVGYIVYRQIKSTSSPLANTEESRMSVPLEVYRTVTKYQASFLDLVMQKSGAHVRVLSESSQAGEGEQSSQNSVCFLLQGSPQQVLLARCSLENLAADCETTTDVMEVPQTAFGRIIGRGGESLKLITRTTGARVLCPRERGRGLEKGVVSVTGTRLEVRRAKELILEKVFEDEAVRRRITQSSALRQKRRPFEPQGQRSEELMLEEAPQSLWMEEGGLVHANGVQTAVRDLAQDRGETVQLASEAREEDDLLSPASLSDVSKFEIPSPDLSFQPDEHLEVYVSASENPHHFWIQILGVRSLQLDKLTAEMSRFYSNGTLQEQRVETVVVGDIVAAPYRDYGTWNRARVLGVMGSGLVDLYYVDFGDNGELPRDSLRSMRSDFLSLPFQAIECSLAGVNPAGEVWSDQALDDFERLTHVAEWKPLLAKLCSYTHSEVSSWPSVQLYDNTEGKAVDLGEEMVSLGHAVPSQDNGNGGGDRDDPGTLQRMLDDVTGATSELSLSCISLSEVASISGSVDDVLEDEFV; encoded by the exons ATGGACGTGGGGAACCTGGGGATCTCTCAGTCCCAGGTGTTTCTCAACTACAGCCCGCGGGCCATCCTGTCACA GTGGAGTCTCTCCCTGGGCACGCGGCGTGTGATGGAGGCAGTGCGGGAGGGCCCTAAGAGCACCCTGAGCTCTGGTAAAGTTGTGGCTCTGGCAGCGGGGCTGTCTGTAGGAGCGACGGTGGGATACATAGTCTACCGGCAAATCAAAAGCACCAGCT CTCCGCTGGCTAACACCGAGGAGTCCAGGATGTCAGTACCTCTGGAGGTTTACAGGACTGTTACCAAGTACCAAGCCTCCTTCCTGGACCTG gTGATGCAGAAGTCCGGTGCCCACGTGAGGGTGCTCTCTGAGTCTTCGCAGGCAGGCGAGGGGGAGCAAAGTTCCCAGAATTCGGTGTGTTTCCTGCTGCAGGGCTCACCTCAGCAGGTGCTGCTGGCCAGGTGTTCCCTGGAAAACCTGGCCGCAGACTGTGAGACCACCACTGATGTCATGGAGGTACCCCAGACTGCCTTCGGACGCATCATAG GTCGTGGAGGGGAGTCTCTGAAGCTCATCACCAGGACAACCGGAGCAAGAGTCCTATGTCCCAGGGAGAGGGGGCGGGGCCTAGAGAAGGGCGTGGTGTCTGTCACAGGGACGAGACTGGAGGTCAGACGGGCCAAG GAGCTCATCCTAGAGAAGGTATTTGAGGATGAGGCTGTAAGGAGGAGGATTACCCAGTCCTCGGCCCTGCGCCAGAAACGAAGACCCTTTGAGCCCCAGGGTCAAAGGTCTGAG GAACTGATGCTGGAGGAGGCTCCACAGTCTCTCTGGATGGAGGAAGGGGGGCTGGTCCATGCTAACGGTGTCCAGACCGCAGTGAGAGACCTTGCCCAGGATAGAGGAGAGACCGTACAGCTGGCTTCAGAGGCACGAGAGGAGGACGATCTTCTGTCGCCTGCCTCCCTATCAGATGTTTCTAAATTTGAAA TTCCCAGCCCAGACCTGAGCTTCCAGCCAGATGAGCACCTGGAGGTGTATGTATCGGCGTCAGAGAACCCCCACCACTTCTGGATCCAGATCCTGGGGGTCCGCTCCCTCCAGCTGGACAAACTTACTGCCGAGATGAGCCGCTTCTACAGCAATGGCACCCTGCAG GAGCAGCGAGTGGAGACTGTCGTGGTGGGGGACATCGTGGCAGCTCCGTACCGGGACTATGGCACCTGGAACAGGGCGAGGGTCCTGGGGGTGATGGGCTCTGGCCTGGTGGACCTCTACTATGTCGACTTCGGAGACAATGGAGAACTACCCAGGGATAGTCTGCGGAGTATGAG AAGTGACTTTCTCAGCCTACCATTCCAGGCCATCGAGTGCAGCCTAGCTGGAGTCAACCCTGCAGGTGAGGTGTGGAGCGACCAAGCCCTGGACGACTTTGAGCGCCTGACGCATGTTGCCGAGTGGAAACCCCTGCTGGCCAAACTGTGCAGCTACACCCACTCCGAGGTCTCCTCTTGGCCAAGTGTACAGCTCTACGACAACACCGAGGGCAAG GCTGTAGAtctaggagaggagatggtgagtCTGGGCCATGCTGTACCTAGCCAGGATAATGGGAACGGGGGTGGCGACAGGGACGACCCTGGAACACTACAGAGGATGCTG GATGATGTGACTGGAGCCACGTCGGAGCTAAGCCTGTCCTGCATCAGCTTATCAG AAGTGGCCTCAATCTCAGGAAGCGTTGATGATGTTCTAGAGGACGAGTTCGTCTGA
- the tdrkh gene encoding tudor and KH domain-containing protein isoform X3 — translation MEAVREGPKSTLSSGKVVALAAGLSVGATVGYIVYRQIKSTSSPLANTEESRMSVPLEVYRTVTKYQASFLDLVMQKSGAHVRVLSESSQAGEGEQSSQNSVCFLLQGSPQQVLLARCSLENLAADCETTTDVMEVPQTAFGRIIGRGGESLKLITRTTGARVLCPRERGRGLEKGVVSVTGTRLEVRRAKELILEKVFEDEAVRRRITQSSALRQKRRPFEPQGQRSEELMLEEAPQSLWMEEGGLVHANGVQTAVRDLAQDRGETVQLASEAREEDDLLSPASLSDVSKFEIPSPDLSFQPDEHLEVYVSASENPHHFWIQILGVRSLQLDKLTAEMSRFYSNGTLQEQRVETVVVGDIVAAPYRDYGTWNRARVLGVMGSGLVDLYYVDFGDNGELPRDSLRSMRSDFLSLPFQAIECSLAGVNPAGEVWSDQALDDFERLTHVAEWKPLLAKLCSYTHSEVSSWPSVQLYDNTEGKAVDLGEEMVSLGHAVPSQDNGNGGGDRDDPGTLQRMLDDVTGATSELSLSCISLSGVFSFRSVTNSFWRHMSSVTGHQNEEWVLKLATPSFSGSLSPLELQRADVDDSPSGFSFGLTHSTPAQQALVDLVSHILESPSPSEHPLSPDHQVPGELCHTLNRTTNLYSFSVPQLQLTHTLPLSSCTSSSTSSSPLEVVTSVLGSVMLSDNVFLEGSSYDGDEECGVTSSSGEVETTGGNSTWWSTRGDSLEEEVDEEQNSEGAIDIGSTPTFPTQRHLWLEEGSHGGGEDSTESPSVVVVGSSSSSFSSCGSDIIYMGSVAPAWEKGQAVSCPNVDGGNPQRRKATRLLFHLSEEAMDMNALESQAGMDEKTEEQRNRLDEHEMEEVNSPLGKEAGSEHRNKPSAGFHSPEVGTESGRLGIAERPPHQRSGLQTSEQLNKEPNCTEANDRRASPQEL, via the exons ATGGAGGCAGTGCGGGAGGGCCCTAAGAGCACCCTGAGCTCTGGTAAAGTTGTGGCTCTGGCAGCGGGGCTGTCTGTAGGAGCGACGGTGGGATACATAGTCTACCGGCAAATCAAAAGCACCAGCT CTCCGCTGGCTAACACCGAGGAGTCCAGGATGTCAGTACCTCTGGAGGTTTACAGGACTGTTACCAAGTACCAAGCCTCCTTCCTGGACCTG gTGATGCAGAAGTCCGGTGCCCACGTGAGGGTGCTCTCTGAGTCTTCGCAGGCAGGCGAGGGGGAGCAAAGTTCCCAGAATTCGGTGTGTTTCCTGCTGCAGGGCTCACCTCAGCAGGTGCTGCTGGCCAGGTGTTCCCTGGAAAACCTGGCCGCAGACTGTGAGACCACCACTGATGTCATGGAGGTACCCCAGACTGCCTTCGGACGCATCATAG GTCGTGGAGGGGAGTCTCTGAAGCTCATCACCAGGACAACCGGAGCAAGAGTCCTATGTCCCAGGGAGAGGGGGCGGGGCCTAGAGAAGGGCGTGGTGTCTGTCACAGGGACGAGACTGGAGGTCAGACGGGCCAAG GAGCTCATCCTAGAGAAGGTATTTGAGGATGAGGCTGTAAGGAGGAGGATTACCCAGTCCTCGGCCCTGCGCCAGAAACGAAGACCCTTTGAGCCCCAGGGTCAAAGGTCTGAG GAACTGATGCTGGAGGAGGCTCCACAGTCTCTCTGGATGGAGGAAGGGGGGCTGGTCCATGCTAACGGTGTCCAGACCGCAGTGAGAGACCTTGCCCAGGATAGAGGAGAGACCGTACAGCTGGCTTCAGAGGCACGAGAGGAGGACGATCTTCTGTCGCCTGCCTCCCTATCAGATGTTTCTAAATTTGAAA TTCCCAGCCCAGACCTGAGCTTCCAGCCAGATGAGCACCTGGAGGTGTATGTATCGGCGTCAGAGAACCCCCACCACTTCTGGATCCAGATCCTGGGGGTCCGCTCCCTCCAGCTGGACAAACTTACTGCCGAGATGAGCCGCTTCTACAGCAATGGCACCCTGCAG GAGCAGCGAGTGGAGACTGTCGTGGTGGGGGACATCGTGGCAGCTCCGTACCGGGACTATGGCACCTGGAACAGGGCGAGGGTCCTGGGGGTGATGGGCTCTGGCCTGGTGGACCTCTACTATGTCGACTTCGGAGACAATGGAGAACTACCCAGGGATAGTCTGCGGAGTATGAG AAGTGACTTTCTCAGCCTACCATTCCAGGCCATCGAGTGCAGCCTAGCTGGAGTCAACCCTGCAGGTGAGGTGTGGAGCGACCAAGCCCTGGACGACTTTGAGCGCCTGACGCATGTTGCCGAGTGGAAACCCCTGCTGGCCAAACTGTGCAGCTACACCCACTCCGAGGTCTCCTCTTGGCCAAGTGTACAGCTCTACGACAACACCGAGGGCAAG GCTGTAGAtctaggagaggagatggtgagtCTGGGCCATGCTGTACCTAGCCAGGATAATGGGAACGGGGGTGGCGACAGGGACGACCCTGGAACACTACAGAGGATGCTG GATGATGTGACTGGAGCCACGTCGGAGCTAAGCCTGTCCTGCATCAGCTTATCAG GTGTTTTCTCTTTTCGCAGTGTGACCAACTCCTTTTGGCGACACATGTCTTCAGTTACAGGCCATCAGAATGAGGAGTGGGTGTTAAAGCTGGCCACACCGTCATTCTCAGGCTCTCTGAGCCCTCTGGAGCTACAGCGGGCTGATGTTGATGACAGCCCCTCTGGGTTTAGCTTTGGGCTGACCCACTCCACCCCGGCCCAGCAAGCCCTGGTGGACCTGGTTTCCCACATCCTGGAGTCCCCCAGCCCCTCTGAACAccccctctccccagaccaccagGTCCCGGGCGAGCTCTGTCACACACTCAACCGAACCACCAACCTCTACAGCTTCTCAGTGCCCCAGCtgcaactcacacacacacttcctctgtcctcctgtaCCTCTTCGTCTACTTCCTCGTCGCCTCTGGAGGTCGTGACCTCTGTGTTGGGTTCGGTCATGCTGAGTGACAACGTCTTCCTGGAGGGCTCCAGTTATGACGGGGATGAGGAATGTGGCGTAACCTCGTCTTCCGGAGAAGTGGAGACAACTGGGGGAAACTCAACTTGGTGGTCGACTCGAGGTGACAGTCTGGAGGAGGAAGTGGACGAGGAGCAGAACAGTGAGGGGGCCATCGACATCGGTTCCACTCCTACCTTCCCCACACAGAGGCACTTGTGGCTGGAAGAGGGCAGCCATGGGGGTGGTGAAGATAGCACTGAAAGTCCTAGTGTGGTTGTAgttggcagcagcagtagtagtttcAGTAGCTGTGGGAGTGATATTATCTATATGGGGTCAGTGGCGCCTGCTTGGGAGAAGGGTCAGGCTGTGTCCTGCCCTAATGTTGATGGTGGCAACCCACAGAGGAGGAAAGCAACAAGATTACTGTTCCACCTCTCTGAGGAGGCAATGGACATGAATGCCCTGGAAAGCCAAGCTGGAATGGATGAGAAGACTGAGGAACAGAGAAACCGACTGGACGAACACGAGATGGAGGAAGTGAACAGTCCACTTGGGAAGGAGGCAGGATCTGAACACAGGAACAAACCTTCAGCGGGATTTCATTCACCAGAGGTTGGGACGGAGAGTGGAAGATTGGGTATTGCAGAGCGGCCACCGCATCAGAGGAGTGGTCTGCAAACCTCCGAGCAACTCAACAAGGAGCCCAATTGCACTGAAGCAAATGACAGGAGAGCGAGCCCTCAGGAATTATGA